Proteins from a single region of Lelliottia sp. JS-SCA-14:
- a CDS encoding YqcC family protein encodes MTHNDSVRAQLHAIEALLRHHQLWQETAPQPEAFESTQPFCLDTLEPFEWLQWVLIPRLHALLDGGYPLPHDFAVAPYYEMALDAQHPVREVVLIELQRLDTLFSGGQA; translated from the coding sequence ATGACGCATAACGACAGCGTTCGTGCCCAGTTGCACGCCATCGAAGCTCTGTTGCGCCACCATCAGCTGTGGCAGGAAACGGCGCCGCAGCCAGAGGCATTCGAAAGCACCCAGCCTTTCTGCCTCGACACCCTTGAGCCCTTTGAGTGGCTGCAGTGGGTGCTTATCCCGCGTCTGCATGCCCTGCTGGACGGGGGTTATCCGCTCCCGCACGATTTTGCCGTCGCCCCGTATTACGAAATGGCGCTGGATGCCCAGCATCCGGTGCGCGAAGTCGTGCTGATCGAACTGCAACGTCTGGACACGCTCTTTTCCGGCGGCCAGGCATGA
- the syd gene encoding SecY-interacting protein, producing MDIETANALTAFTTRYCDAWHHQNETWPQSEELYGVPSPCIITTLDDKIIWQPQPFTLEQNVNAVERAMDIVVQPAVHAFYTTQFAGDMRARFANETMTLLQTWSEEDFQRVQENLIGHLVTQKRLKLAPTLFIATLDSELDVIAVSNLNGEVIKETLGTRKRDVLAPSLADFLNQLDPVL from the coding sequence GTGGATATCGAGACTGCAAATGCCCTGACGGCGTTCACTACACGCTATTGCGATGCCTGGCATCACCAGAATGAAACCTGGCCGCAAAGTGAAGAGTTATACGGCGTCCCGTCACCGTGCATCATCACGACGCTCGACGACAAAATCATCTGGCAGCCGCAGCCCTTCACGCTGGAGCAGAATGTAAATGCGGTTGAGCGCGCCATGGACATCGTGGTACAACCTGCCGTTCATGCGTTCTACACCACACAATTTGCCGGGGATATGCGCGCCCGTTTCGCGAATGAAACGATGACCCTGCTGCAGACCTGGAGCGAAGAAGATTTCCAGCGCGTTCAGGAGAACCTGATTGGTCATCTGGTGACGCAAAAACGCCTGAAGCTTGCGCCGACTCTGTTTATCGCCACCCTCGACAGCGAACTGGATGTGATCGCCGTCTCTAACCTGAATGGCGAAGTGATCAAAGAGACGCTCGGCACCCGCAAACGCGATGTTCTCGCCCCTTCACTTGCGGATTTCCTGAATCAACTCGACCCTGTTTTGTAA